Proteins encoded by one window of Nisaea sediminum:
- a CDS encoding DUF2155 domain-containing protein has protein sequence MRLPKTALSLAVAGGIACGLPAAAQTSSEPREPAWIDLPVAVLQGLDKITARISTFEIPVDQTGHFGTFLITPRACRQKPPTETPESAAFLEIDEQKPDEEQARLFTGWMFASSPALNAVEHPVYDVWLLECRSASTNGQSSAPE, from the coding sequence ATGAGACTGCCGAAAACCGCCTTGTCATTGGCTGTCGCTGGAGGAATTGCGTGCGGCCTGCCGGCCGCCGCTCAGACCAGTTCGGAACCCCGCGAACCAGCCTGGATCGATCTTCCTGTCGCCGTACTGCAGGGGCTGGACAAGATCACCGCCCGGATTTCCACGTTTGAGATCCCGGTCGACCAGACCGGCCACTTCGGCACCTTCCTCATCACCCCGCGGGCCTGCCGCCAGAAGCCGCCGACAGAGACGCCGGAGAGTGCGGCCTTTCTTGAAATCGATGAGCAGAAGCCGGACGAGGAACAGGCGCGTCTCTTTACCGGCTGGATGTTCGCGTCGAGCCCGGCGCTGAACGCCGTGGAGCATCCCGTCTACGACGTCTGGCTGCTCGAGTGCAGAAGCGCTTCGACGAACGGCCAGTCGTCCGCTCCGGAATAG
- the mlaD gene encoding outer membrane lipid asymmetry maintenance protein MlaD, with protein sequence MKRNTIETVMGAVVLVVAGIFMAFAYVSADLKTGGGYTVIATFNKVAGLAVGGDVRMSGIKIGTIVSQKLDKETFLAEVTMNIRDDIELPLDSAAAISSESLLGGNYLEIIPGGDPDTIKDGGKIEYTQDPVDIVQLIGKFIFSAGEVADKK encoded by the coding sequence ATGAAGCGCAATACGATCGAAACGGTAATGGGCGCGGTGGTGCTGGTGGTTGCCGGCATCTTCATGGCGTTCGCCTACGTTTCCGCGGACCTGAAAACCGGCGGCGGCTATACCGTCATCGCGACCTTCAACAAGGTCGCGGGGCTCGCCGTCGGCGGCGATGTCCGGATGAGCGGCATCAAGATCGGCACGATCGTCAGCCAGAAACTCGACAAGGAAACCTTCCTTGCCGAGGTCACCATGAATATCCGGGACGATATCGAGCTGCCGCTCGACAGCGCGGCGGCGATCTCAAGCGAGAGCCTGCTTGGCGGGAACTATCTCGAGATCATCCCCGGCGGCGATCCGGACACGATCAAGGACGGCGGTAAGATCGAGTACACGCAGGATCCGGTGGACATCGTGCAGCTGATTGGAAAGTTCATCTTCTCGGCCGGCGAGGTCGCGGACAAGAAGTAG
- a CDS encoding NADH:ubiquinone oxidoreductase subunit NDUFA12 has translation MNIGTAIYTWLNGREVGQDTFGNRYYEHKSEPARGYRRKRWVIYKGLDEASKVPAEWHAWLHYTAEAPLPTDQGFEWQKEHLPNLTGTRYAYRPPGHVLEGGKRAPATGDYEAWTPN, from the coding sequence ATGAATATCGGCACGGCAATTTACACATGGCTGAACGGCCGCGAGGTCGGGCAGGACACGTTCGGAAACCGTTACTACGAACACAAGTCCGAGCCCGCGCGGGGATACCGCCGCAAGCGCTGGGTGATCTACAAGGGCCTCGACGAGGCCTCGAAGGTCCCGGCGGAATGGCATGCCTGGCTGCACTACACGGCGGAAGCACCGCTGCCGACGGACCAGGGGTTCGAGTGGCAGAAGGAACATCTGCCGAACCTGACCGGCACCCGCTATGCGTACCGGCCGCCGGGGCATGTGCTTGAGGGCGGCAAGCGCGCGCCCGCGACGGGCGACTACGAGGCCTGGACACCGAACTGA